From the genome of Verrucomicrobiia bacterium, one region includes:
- the nuoE gene encoding NADH-quinone oxidoreductase subunit NuoE: protein MKATALTPIPNLLRPQGNFAMTPALEAEIDEVISHYPVKRSASLMLLHAMQEHFGWISQEAVEWIARKLGLPPINIYELLTFYPMFRLQPAGKYQIKVCRTLSCALGGSHKLYEHFCTKLGLDPHAHGLQTSKDGKFSVEFVECLAGCGSAPVIMCNEDFYEGVSAAKADEIVAKCH, encoded by the coding sequence ATGAAAGCCACTGCTTTAACCCCCATTCCAAATCTGCTGCGACCGCAAGGGAACTTTGCGATGACCCCGGCATTGGAGGCGGAGATTGACGAGGTCATTTCGCACTACCCGGTCAAGCGCAGTGCGTCGCTCATGCTGCTGCACGCGATGCAGGAGCACTTCGGCTGGATTTCACAGGAGGCCGTCGAATGGATTGCGCGCAAACTGGGATTGCCGCCGATCAACATTTACGAACTGCTGACGTTTTATCCGATGTTTCGGTTGCAGCCGGCCGGGAAATATCAGATCAAGGTCTGTCGCACGTTGAGCTGCGCGCTCGGCGGCTCGCACAAGCTCTACGAACATTTTTGCACGAAGCTCGGTCTCGACCCGCACGCGCACGGTTTGCAGACGTCGAAGGACGGCAAGTTCTCGGTCGAGTTCGTGGAATGTCTCGCCGGTTGCGGCAGCGCGCCGGTGATAATGTGCAACGAGGATTTTTACGAAGGCGTCAGCGCAGCGAAGGCTGACGAGATTGTGGCAAAGTGCCATTGA
- a CDS encoding site-specific DNA-methyltransferase, translating into MPLCRLHPGETWVDPKCQHKVACVDASDAGAVLELMDGNKADLAIHDPPYNLVAFDERELGEYIRWCRQWVNNSTAILKSDSSFYVWLGADQRNGFQPLPDFMIMMRETALRPRSFITMRNQRGYGTQKNWMAVRQELLYYIKGEPDFNVEAEYTDIPKILRGYYKEVNGKVTENGERSKSENIRAGNVWVDIQQVFYRMDENVSGCYAQKPLKCIERIVKASSPIAGLVVDFFAHSGTTLLAAETNQRRCFTADIDPVFCEIAIRRLEHFRTTGRLGWQNGHPFEKELPEFESETAGEPAGAQIEAQLQGTMF; encoded by the coding sequence TTGCCGCTCTGCCGCCTGCATCCGGGCGAAACGTGGGTTGATCCGAAATGTCAACACAAGGTCGCTTGCGTTGATGCGTCTGATGCGGGCGCGGTTTTGGAATTGATGGATGGCAATAAGGCAGATTTGGCCATCCACGATCCGCCTTACAATCTGGTGGCATTCGACGAGCGCGAGCTTGGGGAATACATCCGCTGGTGCAGGCAATGGGTGAATAACAGCACAGCAATCCTAAAGTCCGACAGTTCGTTCTATGTTTGGCTTGGTGCGGATCAGCGCAATGGATTTCAACCTTTGCCAGACTTCATGATCATGATGCGCGAGACCGCATTGCGTCCGCGTAGTTTTATCACGATGCGCAATCAACGCGGCTATGGCACGCAGAAGAACTGGATGGCTGTGCGGCAGGAGCTTCTTTATTACATCAAGGGCGAACCGGATTTCAATGTTGAAGCCGAATACACGGACATCCCCAAGATTCTTCGCGGCTATTACAAGGAAGTGAACGGCAAAGTCACGGAGAACGGCGAGCGCAGCAAATCAGAAAACATCCGAGCCGGGAATGTCTGGGTGGACATCCAACAGGTTTTTTACCGGATGGATGAAAATGTTTCCGGGTGTTACGCGCAGAAGCCGTTGAAGTGTATTGAGCGCATTGTGAAGGCGAGTTCACCGATAGCTGGGTTGGTTGTGGATTTCTTCGCGCATTCCGGCACGACGTTGCTCGCTGCAGAAACAAACCAACGCCGTTGTTTCACAGCGGATATTGATCCTGTGTTTTGTGAAATTGCCATCCGCCGCTTGGAACATTTCCGAACAACTGGACGATTGGGTTGGCAAAACGGGCATCCTTTTGAAAAGGAACTTCCCGAGTTCGAATCCGAAACCGCTGGCGAGCCAGCCGGAGCACAAATCGAAGCGCAGCTTCAAGGCACGATGTTTTGA
- the nuoF gene encoding NADH-quinone oxidoreductase subunit NuoF produces MPQEYRLILKHADEPGYTPDIECYLRHGGYASLQKALAIKPLDLPDGKKKSPQEQIRDDVKQAGLRGRGGAGFSCGLKWSFVDRRSGKPIYLICNADESEPGTFKDRQIIHKDPHQLIEGMIISCFANDVHLAYIYIRGEMPQGAKLLNAALREARAKGFLGKNILGSGYDLEIHVHRGAGAYICGEETGLIESLEGKRAYPRIKPPYFPAVLGLYMCPTIVNNVETLCNVKHIVAMGAAEYAKLGTPNNTGTRIVSLSGHVKRPGYFEIEVGKVTLGELINDPNFGGGLREGRKLKAIIPGGSSSKVLKAGEKFKLKRKVDGKDVEQEVDLLDLPYDFDSLLQAGTMSGSSAIIVMDDSTDIVEVLANISKFYAHESCGQCTPCREGSLWMSKALYRLTHGQGRAQDADYLVKIANNIPGGRTICAFGEACSWPVQSFVAKFRDEFIAKGAADEKRRAQEKADSTKDLVTVTSE; encoded by the coding sequence ATGCCGCAAGAATACCGACTGATCCTCAAACACGCTGATGAGCCGGGTTACACGCCCGACATCGAATGTTATCTGCGGCACGGCGGCTACGCATCGCTCCAGAAGGCGCTGGCCATCAAACCGCTCGATTTACCCGACGGCAAAAAGAAATCGCCGCAGGAACAAATTCGCGACGACGTAAAACAGGCCGGATTGCGCGGTCGCGGCGGCGCGGGTTTCTCGTGCGGATTGAAATGGAGTTTCGTGGACCGCCGGAGTGGCAAGCCGATTTATCTCATCTGCAACGCGGACGAATCCGAGCCGGGCACGTTCAAAGACCGCCAGATCATCCACAAGGACCCGCACCAATTGATCGAGGGCATGATCATCTCGTGCTTCGCGAACGATGTGCATCTGGCGTACATCTACATTCGCGGGGAAATGCCGCAAGGCGCAAAACTGTTGAACGCGGCGTTGCGGGAAGCGCGGGCGAAAGGTTTCCTCGGCAAGAACATTCTCGGCAGCGGTTACGATCTGGAAATTCATGTGCATCGCGGCGCGGGCGCTTACATCTGCGGCGAGGAAACCGGTCTGATTGAATCGCTCGAAGGCAAACGCGCCTACCCGCGCATCAAGCCTCCTTACTTCCCGGCGGTGCTCGGGCTTTACATGTGCCCGACCATCGTCAACAACGTCGAGACGCTCTGCAACGTGAAGCACATCGTGGCGATGGGCGCGGCGGAGTACGCGAAACTCGGCACGCCGAACAATACCGGCACGCGCATCGTGAGCTTGAGCGGCCACGTTAAACGCCCCGGCTATTTCGAAATTGAAGTGGGCAAGGTGACGCTGGGCGAGTTGATCAATGATCCGAACTTCGGCGGCGGTCTGCGTGAGGGACGAAAATTAAAGGCGATCATCCCGGGTGGTTCGTCCTCGAAAGTGCTGAAGGCGGGCGAGAAGTTCAAGTTGAAGCGCAAGGTGGACGGCAAGGACGTGGAACAGGAAGTGGATTTGTTGGATCTGCCTTATGATTTTGATTCGCTGCTGCAGGCGGGCACGATGTCCGGGTCGAGCGCCATCATCGTCATGGATGACAGCACGGACATCGTGGAAGTGCTGGCCAACATCAGCAAATTCTACGCGCACGAAAGCTGCGGCCAATGCACGCCGTGCCGGGAAGGTTCGCTCTGGATGAGCAAGGCGCTGTATCGTCTGACGCACGGTCAGGGGCGGGCGCAGGATGCGGATTATCTGGTGAAAATCGCCAATAACATTCCCGGTGGCCGCACCATCTGCGCGTTTGGCGAAGCGTGTTCGTGGCCGGTGCAAAGTTTCGTGGCAAAGTTCCGGGATGAATTTATCGCCAAAGGCGCGGCGGATGAAAAACGACGCGCTCAAGAAAAAGCCGATTCAACGAAAGATTTGGTCACTGTCACGTCCGAGTAA
- a CDS encoding GxxExxY protein: MKRRDAETQSFRAITEQVIGACIEIHKHLGPGLLESAYEECLCYELSALGINFERQKTLPVKYKTVSLDCGYRLDLVVENKIILELKTVENLLPIHEAQLLTYLKLSGLTLGLLINFNVPVLKNGIKRIVNNFIDFSASPRLCGERKEFLP, translated from the coding sequence ATGAAACGCAGAGACGCCGAGACGCAGAGTTTTAGAGCCATCACCGAACAAGTGATTGGGGCTTGTATTGAAATTCACAAACATCTCGGCCCCGGTCTGCTCGAATCGGCTTACGAAGAATGCCTGTGCTATGAATTGTCAGCGCTAGGGATCAACTTTGAACGACAAAAAACGCTGCCGGTAAAATACAAGACGGTCAGTTTGGATTGCGGCTACCGCCTTGATCTGGTCGTCGAAAATAAAATCATTTTGGAGTTGAAGACCGTAGAGAATCTGCTGCCGATCCACGAAGCACAGTTGTTGACCTATTTGAAGTTATCCGGATTGACGCTGGGTCTATTGATTAATTTCAACGTCCCGGTTTTGAAGAACGGAATTAAACGAATCGTGAACAACTTCATTGATTTCTCTGCGTCTCCGCGTCTCTGCGGTGAAAGGAAGGAGTTTCTCCCGTGA
- a CDS encoding molybdopterin-dependent oxidoreductase translates to MSTPDTTQPAPPPIEKIKIKIDGREVEVPKLSPDWQGKPAPTTMLQACKMVRNDIPHYCWHPKLPIAGNCRMCLVEFGTPALGPDRKPLLNPDGTPVIRKSPRPAIACATPISPGMEIYTQTPGVKQMREGVLEFLLINHPLDCPICDKAGECKLQEYSLDYGESASRLVEPKVHKPKAEDLGPRIVLDAERCIMCSRCIRFTRDVAGDDALSFVNRGSYSTLTAYPGKPFDNNYTLNTVDICPVGALTSKDFRFQMRTWFLKETKSICTSCATGCNILIGSREGKIHRYTPRENDGVNGPWMCDAGRLNYKWIHREDRLKDVLVRGEKSTWTTALSEIAEKLKQAPAGSVAIIASARQTNEELWLLSKLKAKLGAISDSIPRIGKGDHLLLDADKNPNTNGARLTGISFTEMGINLAKMAEGIASGAIKTLIVFGEDLLMHSVESDQLGAKELTSEVVQEHGITAELLGKLETLIVSDILPNATAKYAHYVLPGCAHAEKRGSFTNREGRVQRFMQAIQPPGDARAEWDFLHDVVYNVTGRSGFQTIEGLFNEMAKDVPAFNSLTWAGLGDIGVTVKI, encoded by the coding sequence GTGAGCACACCGGATACCACCCAGCCCGCGCCGCCGCCGATCGAAAAGATCAAGATCAAGATTGACGGGCGCGAAGTCGAAGTGCCGAAGCTCTCGCCGGATTGGCAGGGCAAACCGGCGCCCACCACCATGTTGCAGGCGTGCAAAATGGTGCGCAATGACATCCCGCACTATTGCTGGCATCCCAAGCTGCCCATCGCCGGGAATTGCCGCATGTGCCTCGTCGAGTTTGGCACCCCGGCGCTCGGGCCGGATCGCAAACCCTTGCTGAACCCCGATGGCACGCCGGTGATCCGCAAGTCGCCGCGTCCGGCCATCGCCTGCGCCACGCCGATTTCGCCCGGCATGGAAATTTATACACAGACTCCCGGCGTGAAACAGATGCGCGAGGGCGTGCTGGAATTTCTGCTCATTAATCATCCGCTCGATTGTCCGATTTGCGACAAGGCGGGCGAATGTAAGTTGCAGGAGTATTCGCTGGATTACGGTGAAAGCGCCAGCCGCCTGGTCGAGCCGAAGGTACACAAGCCCAAGGCCGAGGACCTCGGGCCGCGCATTGTGCTGGATGCCGAGCGTTGCATCATGTGTTCGCGCTGCATCCGGTTCACTCGCGATGTGGCCGGCGACGACGCGTTGAGCTTTGTGAATCGCGGCAGCTACAGCACGTTGACCGCGTATCCCGGCAAACCGTTCGACAACAATTACACGCTGAACACGGTGGACATTTGTCCCGTCGGCGCGCTCACCTCCAAGGATTTCCGCTTCCAAATGCGCACCTGGTTTCTCAAGGAAACCAAAAGCATTTGCACGAGTTGCGCCACGGGTTGCAACATCCTCATCGGTTCGCGGGAAGGGAAAATCCATCGCTACACCCCGCGCGAAAATGACGGCGTGAACGGCCCGTGGATGTGTGATGCCGGACGGTTGAATTACAAATGGATTCATCGCGAAGACCGGTTGAAGGACGTGCTGGTGCGCGGCGAGAAATCCACCTGGACCACCGCGCTTAGTGAAATTGCCGAGAAGCTGAAACAAGCGCCGGCCGGATCGGTGGCCATCATCGCCTCGGCCCGGCAAACCAACGAAGAGCTGTGGCTGTTGAGCAAGCTCAAGGCGAAGCTCGGCGCAATCAGCGATTCCATTCCGCGCATCGGCAAAGGGGATCATTTGCTTTTGGATGCGGACAAAAATCCGAACACCAACGGCGCCCGGCTCACGGGCATCAGTTTCACGGAAATGGGCATCAACCTCGCGAAGATGGCCGAGGGCATTGCCAGCGGCGCAATTAAGACCCTGATCGTGTTCGGGGAGGATTTGTTGATGCACTCGGTCGAGAGTGACCAACTGGGCGCGAAAGAACTCACCAGCGAAGTGGTGCAGGAACACGGCATTACCGCGGAGCTGCTCGGCAAGTTGGAGACGTTGATCGTCAGTGACATTTTACCGAACGCAACGGCGAAGTACGCGCATTACGTTTTGCCCGGTTGCGCTCACGCCGAGAAACGGGGTTCGTTCACGAATCGCGAAGGTCGGGTGCAGCGTTTCATGCAGGCGATCCAGCCGCCGGGCGATGCGCGCGCCGAATGGGATTTTTTACACGATGTGGTTTACAACGTCACCGGCCGCAGCGGTTTTCAAACCATCGAGGGGCTGTTCAACGAGATGGCGAAGGATGTTCCCGCGTTCAACAGTTTGACCTGGGCGGGGCTGGGGGATATCGGCGTAACGGTGAAGATTTGA